One window of Myxococcus fulvus genomic DNA carries:
- a CDS encoding ATP-dependent helicase, producing MDLSKLNPPQREAVVTLQGPLLVLAGAGSGKTRVITHRIVHLLNERPDHILARNILAVTFTNKAASEMKERLVHMAGPRAQGVLVCTFHAFGAEMLREDIHRLGWPKKFAIADMGDQLAIIRRAMRDHRIDDRAFDARKVLGLISKAKNSGQAPEPKPEGIGDDYDLITHMVYPDYQLALKAQGSVDFDDLLILPTRLLREHSDLYLKYTHRFRYLLVDEFQDTNLAQLELLKLMAGQSKNVCAVGDDDQCIYSWRGAEVRNILHFDHFFPGGKEVRLEQNYRSVQMVLDAANAVIAKNPERKAKQMWTDRKGGPKVKVVACPNDEEEARFVAHEIQKHISLGVPADDIAVLYRTNGQSHPIEEMLREKNIAYEVVGGSEFFDRREVKDVIAYFKVIVNRLDEISLMRIINVPSRGIGDVTVERLHAHSRAEGVTLWTVMRKASEYDDLPPGAGAKVHEFVDLIERYRAAYEAGQLAVATRKLLEEIGFRDATRAHATSATSADKKLKGVDGVIDSLERFEKREGPKASLLTYLNRLSLDNKQEDDEDVPGSNRRVTLMTIHSSKGLEYRLVFFIGMEEDLMPHGGMQGEAQNLEEERRLCYVGITRAKELLYLTRAVTRVKRGKEVPRTPSRFLEDLPEDVIEHVTPDAPRQGPPTTEEKNFFANLKERFKKPQPGTPGGGGVPPGGRAG from the coding sequence GAAGGAGCGCCTGGTCCACATGGCCGGGCCCCGCGCCCAGGGCGTGCTCGTGTGCACCTTCCACGCCTTCGGTGCGGAGATGCTCCGCGAGGACATCCATCGGCTGGGTTGGCCCAAGAAGTTCGCCATCGCGGACATGGGCGACCAACTGGCCATCATCCGCCGCGCCATGAGAGACCACCGCATCGACGACCGCGCCTTCGACGCGCGCAAGGTGCTGGGGCTCATCTCCAAGGCGAAGAACTCCGGCCAGGCGCCCGAGCCCAAGCCCGAGGGCATCGGCGACGACTACGACCTCATCACCCACATGGTCTACCCGGACTACCAGCTGGCGCTGAAGGCGCAGGGCTCGGTGGACTTCGACGACCTGCTCATCCTCCCCACGCGCCTGCTCCGTGAGCACTCGGACCTGTACCTCAAGTACACGCACCGCTTCCGCTACCTGCTGGTGGACGAGTTCCAGGACACGAACCTGGCCCAGCTGGAGCTGCTCAAGCTGATGGCGGGGCAGTCCAAGAACGTGTGCGCGGTGGGGGACGACGACCAGTGCATCTACTCGTGGCGCGGCGCGGAGGTGCGCAACATCCTCCACTTCGACCACTTCTTCCCGGGAGGGAAGGAGGTGCGCCTGGAGCAGAACTACCGCTCCGTGCAGATGGTGCTGGACGCGGCCAACGCCGTCATCGCCAAGAACCCCGAGCGCAAGGCCAAGCAGATGTGGACCGACCGCAAGGGGGGGCCCAAGGTGAAGGTGGTGGCGTGCCCCAATGACGAGGAGGAGGCCCGCTTCGTCGCGCACGAAATCCAGAAGCACATCTCGCTGGGCGTCCCTGCGGACGACATCGCGGTGCTCTATCGGACCAACGGCCAGTCGCACCCCATCGAGGAGATGCTGCGCGAGAAGAACATCGCCTACGAGGTGGTGGGCGGCAGCGAGTTCTTCGACCGGCGCGAGGTGAAGGACGTCATCGCGTACTTCAAGGTCATCGTGAACCGGCTGGATGAAATCTCGCTCATGCGCATCATCAACGTCCCGTCGCGCGGCATCGGCGACGTGACGGTGGAGCGGCTCCACGCGCACTCGCGCGCGGAGGGCGTCACGCTGTGGACGGTGATGCGCAAGGCGTCCGAGTACGACGATTTGCCGCCGGGCGCGGGCGCCAAGGTGCACGAGTTCGTGGACCTCATCGAGCGCTACCGCGCGGCGTACGAGGCGGGGCAGCTGGCCGTGGCCACGCGCAAGCTCTTGGAGGAGATCGGCTTCCGGGACGCCACGCGCGCGCACGCCACCAGCGCCACCAGCGCGGACAAGAAGCTCAAGGGCGTGGACGGCGTCATCGACTCCCTGGAGCGCTTCGAGAAGCGCGAGGGCCCCAAGGCCAGCCTGCTCACCTACCTGAACCGGCTGAGCCTGGACAACAAGCAGGAGGACGACGAGGACGTCCCGGGCAGCAACCGCCGCGTCACCCTGATGACCATCCACTCCTCCAAGGGCCTGGAGTACCGGCTCGTCTTCTTCATCGGGATGGAGGAGGACCTGATGCCCCACGGCGGCATGCAGGGCGAGGCCCAGAACCTCGAGGAGGAGCGCCGGCTCTGCTACGTGGGCATCACCCGCGCCAAGGAGCTGCTCTACCTCACCCGCGCCGTCACCCGCGTGAAGCGCGGCAAGGAGGTCCCCCGGACACCCTCCCGCTTCCTGGAGGACCTGCCCGAGGACGTCATCGAGCACGTGACACCTGATGCGCCGCGTCAGGGACCACCGACGACGGAGGAGAAGAACTTCTTCGCCAACCTCAAGGAGCGCTTCAAGAAGCCCCAGCCGGGGACCCCGGGCGGTGGGGGCGTGCCTCCTGGAGGTAGGGCAGGGTAG
- the rph gene encoding ribonuclease PH codes for MRSFQRGALDLRPVILTPGVSRYAEGSVQVEFGNTKVLITCSTEERVPPHLMGKGTGWVTAEYGMLPRATHTRNQREAAKGKQTGRTMEIQRLIGRSLRAAVDLSTLGPRTLTLDCDVLQADGGTRTASITGAYVAVVLALRSLQKQGTLTKQPKLTPMAAVSVGVVNGEVRVDLDYEEDSKADVDLNIVATGDGRMVEVQGTAEHQLFDRKTLDAMLDGGLAAIHQLVAAQAKALE; via the coding sequence GTGCGTTCCTTCCAACGTGGTGCGCTGGACCTTCGCCCCGTCATCCTCACTCCCGGAGTGTCCCGCTACGCGGAGGGCTCCGTGCAGGTGGAGTTCGGCAACACCAAGGTGCTCATCACCTGCTCCACCGAGGAGCGCGTGCCCCCGCACCTGATGGGGAAGGGGACCGGCTGGGTGACGGCCGAGTACGGCATGCTCCCGCGCGCCACGCACACGCGCAACCAGCGCGAGGCGGCCAAGGGCAAGCAGACCGGCCGCACCATGGAGATCCAGCGCCTCATCGGCCGCTCCCTGCGCGCGGCGGTGGACCTGTCCACGCTGGGCCCTCGCACCCTCACGCTGGACTGTGACGTGCTCCAGGCGGACGGCGGCACGCGCACGGCGTCGATTACCGGCGCGTACGTGGCGGTGGTGCTCGCGCTGCGCTCGCTGCAGAAGCAGGGCACGCTCACCAAGCAGCCCAAGCTGACGCCCATGGCCGCGGTGTCCGTGGGCGTGGTGAACGGGGAGGTGCGCGTGGACCTGGACTACGAGGAGGACTCCAAGGCGGACGTGGACCTCAACATCGTGGCCACGGGTGACGGGCGCATGGTGGAGGTGCAGGGCACCGCCGAGCACCAGCTGTTCGATCGCAAGACGCTGGACGCGATGCTCGACGGGGGACTTGCCGCCATCCATCAGCTCGTCGCCGCGCAGGCGAAGGCGCTCGAATGA
- a CDS encoding tetratricopeptide repeat protein, translating into MEEPLKQLLTLGRGYFEKKQYAQAEQYLAKIVEQNPTFADVFNMLGIIYHDQGQFARAQRAFESALNLNPAYTEAALNLAVIYNDMGKYAEAKEVYQAALSRQKTGPGELDPYVEKKIANMYGEIGDVFASSGAWQRAIEEYRRALGLCPQFVDIRLKLGNALRDAGDNAAAIAEYEQVIAQNPSYIPGRIQYGVALYSAGRRAEAVQVWEDVLARSPDNKSAQMYLNLVKDPGKVEQAG; encoded by the coding sequence ATGGAAGAGCCCCTCAAGCAGCTACTGACCCTCGGGCGCGGCTACTTCGAGAAGAAGCAGTACGCCCAGGCCGAGCAGTACCTCGCGAAGATCGTCGAGCAGAATCCGACGTTCGCGGACGTGTTCAACATGCTCGGCATCATCTACCACGACCAGGGCCAGTTCGCCCGGGCCCAGCGGGCATTCGAGTCCGCGCTGAACCTGAATCCGGCGTACACCGAAGCGGCGCTCAATCTCGCGGTCATCTACAACGACATGGGCAAGTACGCCGAGGCGAAGGAGGTCTACCAGGCCGCCTTGTCCCGGCAGAAGACGGGCCCCGGGGAGCTGGACCCCTACGTCGAGAAGAAGATCGCCAACATGTACGGCGAGATTGGCGACGTGTTCGCCTCCAGCGGCGCATGGCAGCGGGCCATCGAGGAGTACCGGCGCGCGCTGGGCCTGTGCCCGCAGTTCGTGGACATCCGCCTCAAGCTGGGCAATGCCCTGCGTGACGCGGGGGACAACGCGGCGGCCATCGCCGAGTACGAACAGGTCATCGCGCAGAACCCGTCCTACATCCCCGGCCGTATCCAGTACGGGGTGGCGCTGTACTCCGCGGGACGCAGGGCGGAGGCGGTGCAGGTGTGGGAGGACGTGCTGGCGCGCAGCCCCGACAACAAGAGCGCGCAGATGTACCTCAACCTGGTGAAGGACCCCGGCAAGGTGGAGCAGGCGGGTTGA
- a CDS encoding type IV pilus twitching motility protein PilT — translation MELNEILQIALRGGASDIHLKAGLPPMFRVDGSLVPLKDGRRLPPEEVARMAFGIMNEFQKEKFKASNEVDLAYGVPGLGRFRVNVFQQRGTVGAVLRVIPFKVMTMQDLLLPQVLAKICGEERGLILVTGTTGSGKSTTLAAMIDHINSNETSHIMTIEDPIEFLIRDKRSIVNQREVGVDTMSFAQALKSALRQDPDVILVGEMRDHETIETALHAAETGHLVMSTLHTLDATETVNRIVSAFPPHQQKQVRIQLASVLKGVVSQRLVPRADGKGRVAAVEVLRVTARVRELIEDKDRTKEIHDAIAQGTDSYGMQTFDQSLMSLVRQGLVTYDEAHRQASNPDDFALRFSGISGTSDSKWDSFDAKPGEARPVPGSAAFAQKGAPVGAAPPPAAPPTPAPVQVARPATPAAPNVARPPAPAQAMRPAAPPPAARPPAPAPAPAPAAGGDDDFQIERF, via the coding sequence ATGGAACTCAATGAGATCCTCCAGATCGCCCTGCGCGGCGGTGCCTCCGACATTCATCTCAAGGCCGGTCTGCCGCCCATGTTCCGGGTGGATGGCTCGTTGGTGCCGTTGAAGGACGGCCGTCGCCTTCCGCCCGAGGAGGTGGCGCGGATGGCGTTCGGCATCATGAACGAGTTCCAGAAGGAGAAGTTCAAGGCGAGCAACGAGGTGGACCTGGCGTACGGAGTCCCGGGCCTGGGCCGCTTCCGCGTGAACGTCTTCCAGCAGCGCGGCACCGTGGGCGCGGTGCTGCGAGTCATCCCGTTCAAGGTGATGACGATGCAGGACCTGCTGTTGCCGCAGGTGCTGGCGAAGATTTGTGGCGAGGAGCGCGGTCTCATCCTGGTGACGGGCACGACGGGCTCCGGCAAGTCGACCACGTTGGCGGCGATGATCGACCACATCAACTCCAACGAGACCAGCCACATCATGACGATTGAGGACCCCATCGAGTTCCTCATTCGCGACAAGCGCTCCATCGTGAACCAGCGCGAGGTGGGCGTGGACACGATGAGCTTCGCGCAGGCGCTCAAGAGCGCGCTGCGGCAGGACCCGGACGTCATCCTCGTGGGCGAGATGAGAGATCACGAGACCATCGAGACGGCGCTGCACGCGGCGGAGACGGGCCACCTGGTCATGTCCACGCTGCACACGCTGGACGCGACGGAGACGGTCAACCGCATCGTCTCCGCCTTCCCTCCGCACCAGCAGAAGCAGGTGCGCATCCAGCTGGCGTCCGTGCTCAAGGGCGTGGTCAGCCAGCGCCTGGTGCCGCGCGCGGACGGCAAGGGCCGCGTGGCCGCGGTGGAGGTGCTGCGCGTCACCGCGCGCGTGCGCGAGCTCATCGAGGACAAGGACCGCACGAAGGAGATCCACGACGCGATCGCCCAGGGTACGGACTCGTACGGGATGCAGACCTTCGACCAGTCGCTGATGAGCCTGGTGCGCCAGGGGCTGGTCACCTACGACGAGGCCCACCGTCAGGCGTCCAACCCGGACGACTTCGCGCTGCGCTTCTCCGGCATCAGCGGCACGTCCGACTCCAAGTGGGACAGCTTCGACGCGAAGCCGGGCGAGGCCCGTCCGGTTCCGGGCTCGGCCGCCTTCGCGCAGAAGGGCGCGCCCGTGGGTGCGGCGCCGCCTCCCGCCGCGCCGCCCACGCCGGCGCCGGTCCAGGTCGCGCGTCCCGCCACGCCCGCGGCGCCGAACGTCGCGCGTCCGCCCGCGCCCGCCCAGGCCATGCGCCCCGCCGCGCCTCCGCCGGCGGCCCGTCCTCCGGCCCCGGCCCCCGCGCCCGCTCCGGCGGCGGGTGGGGATGACGACTTCCAGATCGAACGCTTCTGA
- a CDS encoding DUF4388 domain-containing protein: protein MDISKTYALKFISGKYQGGEFPLKAEKQIVIGRSSELDMVLVEDMVSRKHAKISFSNGKITIEDLGSTNGTFVNGEKVKQAGLKEGDRILIGTSILKLVHQGADGANVDESTAKLKLEEAAAAQAARTTTKGSSMTGKIEEIPLPDLLQLFHTSKKNGVLVVNSTQEGKIYLRQGRVYYAVINENHNLGPQKSFNRIITWETGDFELRPADSQEFMVELDSSTEALLMDALRQLDELKRLQPSLPPPEAMLQLSVPLVPPLKELTPELLDVLQLVLNQGTLAGVLDRADADDVVTAEGLVHLLKREYVRII from the coding sequence ATGGATATCTCGAAGACCTATGCCCTGAAGTTCATCTCCGGGAAGTACCAGGGCGGAGAGTTCCCCCTGAAGGCGGAGAAGCAGATCGTCATCGGCCGCTCCAGCGAGCTGGACATGGTGCTCGTGGAGGACATGGTCTCGCGCAAGCACGCGAAGATCAGCTTCTCCAACGGGAAGATCACCATCGAGGACCTGGGCTCCACCAACGGCACCTTCGTCAACGGCGAGAAGGTGAAGCAGGCGGGGCTCAAGGAGGGGGACCGCATCCTCATCGGCACCTCCATCCTCAAGCTCGTGCACCAGGGCGCCGACGGCGCCAACGTGGACGAGAGCACGGCCAAGCTGAAGCTGGAGGAGGCCGCCGCCGCCCAGGCCGCGCGGACCACCACCAAGGGCAGCTCCATGACGGGGAAGATTGAAGAAATCCCCCTGCCGGACCTGCTCCAGCTCTTCCACACCTCCAAGAAGAACGGCGTGCTGGTGGTCAACAGCACCCAGGAGGGGAAGATCTACCTGCGCCAGGGCCGCGTGTACTACGCGGTCATCAACGAGAACCACAACCTGGGGCCGCAGAAGAGCTTCAACCGCATCATCACCTGGGAGACGGGTGACTTCGAGCTGCGGCCGGCGGACAGCCAGGAGTTCATGGTGGAGCTGGACTCGTCCACCGAGGCGCTGCTGATGGATGCGCTCCGTCAGCTCGACGAGCTCAAGCGGCTGCAGCCGAGCCTGCCGCCTCCGGAGGCCATGCTCCAGCTGTCGGTGCCGCTGGTGCCGCCGCTCAAGGAGCTGACGCCGGAGCTGCTGGACGTGCTCCAGCTCGTGCTCAACCAGGGCACGCTGGCCGGGGTGCTGGACCGGGCGGACGCGGATGACGTCGTCACCGCCGAGGGTCTGGTGCACCTGCTCAAGCGCGAGTACGTCCGCATCATCTAG
- a CDS encoding XTP/dITP diphosphatase produces MSTPSPKLLFATTNKGKLRELRQLVGDSVEVVSLADLPPVPEPEEDGDTFEANAVKKAVEYARATGLPALADDSGLCVDALDGQPGVLSARYAPGDDKARYEKLLSELSGVPDEKRTASFRCALALAWPDGRTHVEEGRCEGRIGYAPKGEHGFGYDPVFILLDSGRSLAELTAEEKSAISHRGAAFRKMKPKLLSLAARP; encoded by the coding sequence ATGAGCACGCCCTCGCCGAAGCTGCTCTTCGCCACCACCAACAAGGGGAAGCTGCGCGAGCTGCGCCAGCTGGTGGGGGACTCGGTGGAGGTGGTGTCGCTCGCGGACCTGCCGCCGGTGCCGGAGCCGGAGGAGGACGGCGACACCTTCGAGGCCAACGCGGTGAAGAAGGCGGTGGAGTATGCGCGGGCCACGGGCCTGCCGGCGCTCGCGGACGACTCGGGGCTGTGCGTGGACGCGCTCGACGGCCAGCCCGGGGTGCTGTCCGCCCGCTACGCGCCCGGCGACGACAAGGCCCGCTACGAGAAGCTCCTCTCGGAGCTGAGCGGAGTGCCCGACGAGAAGCGCACGGCGTCGTTCCGCTGCGCGCTGGCGCTGGCGTGGCCGGATGGGCGCACGCACGTGGAGGAGGGGCGGTGCGAGGGGAGAATCGGATACGCGCCGAAGGGTGAGCACGGCTTCGGGTACGACCCGGTCTTCATCCTTCTGGACAGTGGCCGGTCGCTCGCGGAGCTCACCGCCGAGGAGAAGTCCGCCATCTCCCACCGCGGCGCGGCCTTCCGGAAGATGAAGCCGAAGCTGCTCTCGCTCGCCGCGCGTCCGTGA
- the rpsI gene encoding 30S ribosomal protein S9, which produces MPIHQELGFYATGRRKEATARVWLRPGTGQVTINGREINDYFGRETSKMVLNQPLEILEQKGKLDVTVNVRGGGLSGQAGAIRHGIARALCAFNPEFRPALKKAGFLTRDARAVERKKYGQPGARRRFQFSKR; this is translated from the coding sequence ATGCCCATCCACCAAGAGCTCGGTTTCTACGCCACCGGCCGCCGCAAGGAGGCCACCGCTCGCGTCTGGCTGCGTCCCGGCACGGGTCAGGTCACCATCAACGGTCGTGAGATCAACGACTACTTCGGTCGCGAGACCTCGAAGATGGTGCTCAACCAGCCCCTCGAGATCCTCGAGCAGAAGGGGAAGCTCGACGTCACCGTGAACGTTCGCGGCGGCGGTCTCTCTGGCCAGGCCGGCGCCATCCGTCACGGCATCGCCCGCGCCCTGTGCGCCTTCAACCCGGAGTTCCGTCCGGCGCTGAAGAAGGCCGGCTTCCTCACGCGTGATGCTCGCGCGGTCGAGCGCAAGAAGTACGGTCAGCCGGGCGCGCGTCGCCGGTTCCAGTTCTCCAAGCGCTAA
- the rplM gene encoding 50S ribosomal protein L13 gives MSQKTYSAKAGDIKRQWHVIDVSDKVLGRAASQIATLLKGKHKAIYTPSIDTGDHVIVINADKVKVTGTKEKDKMYYRHPRAGFPGALKITNLEKLRQRHPEDIVINAVRRMLPRNALGRQMMTKLKVYAGDTHPHAAQKPAAYSVEA, from the coding sequence ATGTCGCAGAAGACCTACAGCGCGAAGGCTGGGGACATCAAGCGCCAGTGGCACGTCATCGACGTGTCCGACAAGGTGCTGGGCCGCGCGGCGAGCCAGATTGCCACCTTGCTCAAGGGCAAGCACAAGGCCATCTACACGCCGTCCATCGACACGGGCGACCACGTCATCGTCATCAACGCCGACAAGGTGAAGGTGACGGGGACGAAGGAGAAGGACAAGATGTACTACCGGCACCCGCGCGCGGGTTTCCCCGGTGCCCTGAAGATCACCAACCTGGAGAAGCTCCGCCAGCGCCACCCCGAGGACATCGTCATCAACGCGGTCCGCCGCATGCTGCCCCGCAACGCGCTGGGTCGGCAGATGATGACGAAGCTGAAGGTCTACGCGGGTGATACCCACCCCCACGCCGCCCAGAAGCCGGCTGCGTACTCGGTTGAGGCGTAA
- a CDS encoding outer membrane protein assembly factor BamD, protein MRSVVAFLTVVLLFASGCSTLSGSQGGDPDYAADAEENLRLGSEALENKDFFKSQKYFEYVRVKYPYQEAAREAELRLADLDFAREAFAEARDQYQAFIKLHPTHAKVDYAAFRSALTHVEDYPSDFFALPPSKEKDQGEIRAALSTMEEFLRQYPDSQYVPEAKRHADDARKRLAEHELYVARFYTKRERWKAVAQRLESLLTKYPGTPYEEEALFDLHEAYVKLNDPKRAEETLRQVLRRLPGTPAAQKAQQMLGT, encoded by the coding sequence ATGCGTTCCGTCGTCGCCTTCCTGACCGTCGTCCTCTTGTTCGCCTCGGGTTGCTCCACCCTCTCCGGCTCCCAGGGTGGAGACCCCGACTACGCCGCCGACGCGGAGGAGAACCTCCGGCTCGGCAGCGAGGCGCTCGAGAACAAGGACTTCTTCAAGTCGCAGAAGTACTTCGAGTACGTCCGGGTCAAGTACCCGTACCAGGAGGCCGCCCGCGAGGCGGAGCTGCGCCTGGCGGACCTGGACTTCGCCCGCGAGGCCTTCGCCGAGGCCCGGGACCAGTACCAGGCCTTCATCAAGCTCCACCCCACGCACGCCAAGGTCGACTACGCCGCCTTCCGCTCGGCGCTCACCCACGTGGAGGACTACCCGTCCGACTTCTTCGCGCTGCCGCCCTCCAAAGAGAAGGACCAGGGCGAGATTCGCGCCGCGCTCTCCACCATGGAGGAGTTCCTCCGCCAGTACCCGGATTCGCAGTACGTCCCCGAGGCCAAGCGGCACGCGGACGACGCGCGCAAGCGCCTGGCCGAGCACGAGCTGTACGTGGCCCGCTTCTACACGAAGCGCGAGCGCTGGAAGGCCGTGGCCCAGCGCCTGGAGTCGCTGCTCACGAAGTACCCCGGCACGCCGTACGAGGAGGAGGCCCTCTTCGACCTGCACGAGGCCTACGTGAAGCTCAACGACCCCAAGCGCGCCGAGGAGACCCTGCGCCAGGTGCTGCGTCGCCTGCCCGGGACGCCCGCCGCCCAGAAGGCCCAGCAGATGCTGGGCACGTGA
- the selD gene encoding selenide, water dikinase SelD, whose product MKRLRLTELSHCAGCAAKLRAGDLAQLLGGLKSSRPPQALVGFNTNDDAAVYRLSPGLAVVETVDFFPPVVDDPFQFGAIAAANAMSDIWAMGAKPLFALNLVGFPDELPKSVLARILEGGQSKVEEAGIPILGGHSIRDPEPKYGLAVTGVVHPKKVLTNAGAKPGDLLLLTKPLGTGIATTAIKRGVASKQLQKNVIGVMTTLNRAAGEVFASGRFKVNALTDVTGYGLLGHLLEMMTAAKTRAALDLERVPLIAEVPSLAEAGVVPGGTKSNLEHVQKKVRFPKGLPEAIQWVLADAQTNGGLLACVPAKDAVKALRALDRAGVDAALLGEVRAGRPGIDVIG is encoded by the coding sequence GTGAAGCGCCTGCGCCTCACCGAGCTGAGTCACTGCGCGGGTTGCGCGGCGAAGCTGCGGGCCGGGGACCTGGCCCAGCTGTTGGGAGGGCTCAAGTCCTCCCGGCCCCCGCAGGCGCTGGTGGGCTTCAACACGAATGACGACGCGGCCGTCTACCGCCTCTCGCCCGGCCTGGCCGTGGTGGAGACGGTGGACTTCTTCCCGCCCGTGGTGGACGACCCGTTCCAGTTCGGCGCCATCGCCGCGGCGAACGCGATGTCGGACATCTGGGCCATGGGGGCGAAGCCGCTGTTCGCGCTCAACCTCGTCGGCTTCCCGGACGAGCTGCCCAAGTCCGTGCTGGCGCGCATCCTCGAGGGTGGCCAGTCCAAGGTGGAGGAGGCGGGCATCCCCATCCTCGGCGGCCACAGCATCCGCGACCCGGAGCCGAAGTACGGCCTGGCCGTCACCGGCGTGGTGCACCCCAAGAAGGTGCTCACCAACGCGGGCGCGAAGCCGGGGGACTTGCTGCTGCTCACCAAGCCCCTGGGCACGGGCATCGCCACCACCGCCATCAAGCGGGGCGTGGCCTCCAAGCAACTGCAGAAGAACGTCATCGGCGTGATGACCACGCTCAACCGCGCGGCGGGCGAGGTCTTCGCCTCGGGCCGGTTCAAGGTGAACGCCCTGACGGACGTGACGGGCTACGGCCTGTTGGGCCACCTGTTGGAGATGATGACGGCCGCGAAGACGCGCGCGGCGTTGGATTTGGAGCGCGTGCCGCTCATCGCCGAGGTGCCCTCGCTGGCCGAGGCGGGCGTGGTGCCGGGCGGGACGAAGTCGAACCTGGAGCACGTGCAGAAGAAGGTCCGTTTCCCCAAGGGGCTCCCCGAGGCCATCCAGTGGGTGCTCGCGGATGCTCAGACCAACGGTGGCCTCTTGGCCTGCGTGCCGGCGAAGGACGCGGTCAAGGCGCTCAGGGCCCTGGACAGGGCCGGGGTGGATGCGGCGCTGCTGGGCGAGGTCCGCGCGGGCCGTCCGGGCATCGACGTCATCGGCTGA
- a CDS encoding regulatory protein RecX: MLPEEEGPEAVQRATDAGLKLLGIRARTRQELLQALEKKGFAPSVRDAALARLEGWGYLDDTRFGEERAASLLRSGKGPASVLQKLQSHGLSEDAAKGALASATDAVDFDATAAARAVLEKRGLTARPLDEKAWARAARLLSGRGFSEDVIQQLLGEPSLDPSGPDE; this comes from the coding sequence ATGCTCCCGGAGGAAGAAGGCCCCGAGGCCGTCCAGCGCGCCACGGATGCGGGACTCAAGCTGTTGGGCATCCGCGCCCGCACGCGCCAGGAGCTGCTCCAGGCCCTGGAGAAGAAGGGCTTCGCCCCGTCCGTCCGCGACGCCGCGCTCGCCCGCCTCGAGGGCTGGGGCTACCTGGACGACACCCGCTTCGGAGAAGAGCGCGCCGCCTCCCTCCTGCGCTCGGGCAAGGGCCCCGCCTCCGTCCTCCAGAAGCTGCAATCCCACGGCCTGTCCGAGGACGCGGCCAAGGGCGCGCTGGCGTCCGCCACGGACGCGGTGGACTTCGACGCCACCGCCGCCGCGCGCGCCGTCCTGGAGAAGCGGGGGCTGACGGCCCGGCCGCTCGACGAGAAGGCCTGGGCCCGCGCCGCGCGGCTGTTGTCCGGGCGGGGATTCTCCGAGGACGTCATCCAGCAACTGCTCGGCGAACCTTCACTGGACCCCTCGGGGCCGGACGAATAG
- a CDS encoding N-acetylmuramoyl-L-alanine amidase family protein, giving the protein MTSSSRALLFLLACICWVPVTAGAGERPARIVIDPGHGGVKEGAKGPGALREKEVALQIAHRLRSRLEAAGGEVYLTRERDALVSLTERVEMTNDHGADLFISIHANSMPTPRMRARTEGVETYFLSASASGEAALAVADRENSEAPMSRAARGDSTLALILDDLVRTEAHADSSRLAYAIHPRLVARTRAADRGVQQAPFFVLSGVECPAVLVEVGYISHPEEGLKLGRADYQEKLAEAISEGVLAFLKDTRRRDAARPAQVAGSQTP; this is encoded by the coding sequence ATGACGTCGTCCTCCCGCGCACTGCTGTTCCTCCTCGCATGCATCTGCTGGGTTCCCGTCACGGCGGGAGCCGGCGAGCGCCCCGCGCGCATCGTCATCGACCCGGGCCATGGCGGCGTGAAGGAAGGCGCCAAGGGGCCTGGTGCGCTGCGCGAGAAGGAGGTGGCGCTGCAGATTGCCCACCGCCTGCGCTCCAGGCTGGAGGCGGCCGGCGGCGAGGTGTACCTGACGCGCGAGCGCGACGCGCTGGTGAGCCTCACCGAGCGCGTGGAGATGACGAACGACCACGGCGCGGACCTCTTCATCTCCATCCACGCCAACTCCATGCCCACGCCCCGCATGCGGGCACGCACCGAGGGGGTGGAGACGTACTTCCTGTCGGCCAGCGCCTCGGGTGAGGCGGCGCTCGCGGTGGCGGACCGGGAGAACTCGGAGGCGCCCATGTCGCGGGCGGCGCGCGGCGACTCGACGCTGGCGCTCATCCTCGATGACCTGGTGCGCACGGAGGCGCACGCGGACTCGTCCCGGCTGGCCTACGCCATCCACCCCCGGCTCGTGGCGCGCACGCGGGCGGCGGACCGGGGCGTGCAGCAGGCGCCCTTCTTCGTGCTCTCCGGCGTGGAGTGCCCGGCGGTGCTCGTGGAGGTGGGCTACATCTCCCATCCCGAGGAGGGCCTGAAGCTGGGGCGGGCGGACTACCAGGAGAAGCTGGCCGAGGCCATCAGCGAGGGCGTGCTCGCCTTCCTGAAGGACACGCGCCGCAGGGACGCCGCCCGGCCGGCCCAGGTGGCGGGCTCGCAGACGCCCTGA